A window from Aquamicrobium lusatiense encodes these proteins:
- a CDS encoding acetyl-CoA C-acyltransferase: MDAFVVDAIRTPRGRGRPGGALSDLRAAELLAGLFTEVARRFPGVDEYADDTMIGCATQVGDQGANIGKTASLLAGWSVAAPAATMNRFCASGLSATALMAERAAVQDAVTVAGGVEMMSRTPMLADKGAMFMDPQIAARLGALQPGVAADLVATQFGFSRAECDAYAVLSQERAAAAQDTGRFRSIVPVRDAAGALVLDRDETIRRTNTLESLAALQPAFAEAAAGRDGEILRGLFPDLPPLNAVHHAGNSPAMADGAALVVLASASAARRHGLRPRARVLATAEASVSITQIGAVDATRKALARAGLNAADIDLWEVRDSFAAVTLHYLRELAVPLERFNVNGSSIALGHPMGATGAMLVGTLLDEMELRGVDRGVVAITGAAGVASAAILERVA; this comes from the coding sequence ATGGATGCGTTTGTCGTTGATGCTATCCGCACGCCACGGGGGCGCGGCAGGCCAGGGGGCGCGCTGAGCGACTTGAGGGCGGCCGAGCTTTTGGCCGGATTGTTCACTGAAGTCGCGCGGCGTTTCCCCGGGGTGGATGAGTATGCCGACGATACGATGATCGGATGTGCGACGCAGGTCGGCGATCAGGGGGCCAACATCGGCAAGACGGCGTCGTTGTTGGCGGGCTGGTCGGTCGCTGCACCGGCCGCCACCATGAACCGGTTCTGTGCTTCGGGATTGTCCGCGACAGCCTTGATGGCCGAACGCGCCGCAGTGCAGGATGCCGTCACCGTCGCGGGCGGCGTCGAGATGATGTCGCGGACGCCGATGCTGGCTGACAAGGGAGCGATGTTCATGGATCCGCAGATCGCCGCAAGGCTGGGCGCGCTGCAGCCCGGCGTTGCGGCGGATCTTGTCGCAACCCAGTTCGGCTTCAGCCGCGCGGAATGCGACGCTTATGCAGTGCTGTCGCAAGAGCGCGCCGCCGCCGCCCAGGATACCGGGCGCTTCCGCTCTATCGTGCCGGTGCGCGACGCGGCCGGTGCGCTGGTTCTTGACCGGGACGAGACGATCCGGCGCACCAACACCCTGGAGTCGCTGGCCGCGCTGCAACCCGCCTTTGCCGAAGCCGCCGCCGGGCGCGACGGCGAGATCCTGCGCGGGCTCTTTCCCGACCTGCCTCCGCTGAACGCGGTTCATCACGCGGGGAATTCTCCGGCTATGGCCGATGGTGCGGCGCTGGTGGTGCTGGCCTCGGCCTCGGCCGCGCGGCGGCATGGGCTGCGGCCCCGGGCGCGGGTTCTCGCCACCGCCGAGGCCAGCGTGTCGATCACCCAGATCGGGGCGGTCGATGCCACCCGCAAGGCGCTGGCCCGGGCCGGCCTCAACGCCGCCGATATCGACCTGTGGGAGGTGCGCGACAGTTTCGCTGCCGTGACCCTGCACTACCTGCGCGAACTGGCGGTGCCGCTGGAGCGGTTCAACGTCAACGGCAGCTCGATTGCCCTTGGACACCCGATGGGGGCGACCGGGGCAATGCTGGTCGGAACGCTGCTGGACGAGATGGAACTCCGCGGCGTCGATCGCGGCGTCGTCGCAATCACCGGCGCGGCAGGAGTTGCCAGCGCCGCAATTCTGGAGCGCGTGGCCTGA
- a CDS encoding class I adenylate-forming enzyme family protein: MRDSTEIRVLQDLLGLNRRLHGDQLCLIDPIDRARVAEGAARRLTWRALGERIDRLALTLAQAGLGKGDIVLLVAPTLHETLAAQLACLELGVVVASIPVQYREGEVDALIERLSPRALIGHVRLGSHANAAMLAGAARRSPLAPMVFGFGEGLPEGVRGLDLDAPLNGAEQMALDGFRSAAAVVPDDLAFIVFTSGTSARPKAVPRSHVDILAVRRFLEDVAELPVGGCFLSPRMLNTIGSLANGLAAWLYSAARMVLHHPFDLDVFLRQIAEERPEVTSCPPAILNMILRRIEAGEALDMGALHHITSGSAQLDPRLMSAFRERFGITLVNIYGSSEGAMLIASDKDIADEEIRARCFLRHAEGQAGSRLPVLEGTRTRLVDPATEVEITNLGTIGELRLKSPAILRQYWDDPDLTRESFDGEGWFRTGDLFEIAGDRGQYLSFTGRLKNIIVRGGLNISAEEIQGLATTHPAVAEAVAVPVPDAKLGETVGLAVVLRPGTALRLQDLADHLRHQCKVAVYKLPEHLRALDTLPTMPSGKTDLQAIRGLFANDQTRTQARQRTEP; the protein is encoded by the coding sequence TTGCGGGACAGCACCGAGATCAGAGTCTTGCAGGATCTGCTGGGCCTCAATCGTCGCCTGCATGGCGATCAATTGTGCCTCATCGACCCGATCGACCGGGCGCGGGTGGCTGAGGGCGCCGCCCGGCGACTGACCTGGCGCGCGCTCGGCGAGCGGATCGACCGGCTGGCGCTGACCCTTGCCCAGGCCGGCCTGGGCAAGGGCGATATCGTGCTTCTGGTCGCGCCAACCCTGCACGAAACGCTGGCTGCGCAGCTTGCCTGCCTCGAGCTCGGGGTGGTGGTCGCCTCGATACCCGTTCAGTACCGCGAAGGCGAGGTCGATGCGCTGATCGAACGCCTGTCGCCGCGCGCGCTGATCGGCCATGTCCGGCTGGGCTCGCATGCGAATGCGGCGATGCTGGCCGGTGCGGCGCGCAGGTCGCCTCTGGCGCCGATGGTCTTCGGCTTCGGCGAGGGCCTGCCCGAGGGCGTGCGCGGGCTTGATCTCGACGCTCCACTGAACGGGGCCGAACAGATGGCGCTGGATGGGTTTCGCTCCGCAGCCGCGGTTGTGCCTGACGATCTGGCCTTCATCGTCTTCACCTCGGGCACCTCGGCACGGCCCAAGGCGGTGCCGCGCAGCCATGTCGATATCCTGGCCGTCCGCCGCTTTCTTGAGGATGTCGCGGAATTGCCGGTCGGCGGCTGCTTCCTGTCGCCGCGGATGCTGAACACGATCGGCTCGCTTGCCAACGGCCTGGCCGCCTGGCTGTATTCGGCTGCGCGGATGGTGCTGCACCACCCCTTCGATCTGGATGTGTTCCTGCGTCAGATCGCCGAGGAGCGCCCCGAAGTCACCAGCTGCCCGCCGGCGATCCTGAACATGATCCTGCGCCGGATCGAGGCGGGCGAGGCGCTCGACATGGGGGCGTTGCACCACATCACCTCGGGTTCCGCGCAGCTCGACCCACGGCTGATGAGCGCCTTTCGCGAGCGTTTCGGGATCACGCTGGTCAATATCTATGGGTCAAGCGAAGGGGCGATGTTGATCGCCTCGGACAAGGATATCGCCGACGAGGAGATCCGCGCGCGCTGCTTCCTGCGCCACGCCGAGGGGCAGGCGGGCTCGCGCCTGCCGGTTCTGGAGGGGACGCGGACACGCCTGGTCGACCCCGCAACCGAGGTGGAGATTACCAACCTGGGCACGATCGGCGAACTGCGGCTGAAAAGCCCCGCGATCCTGCGCCAGTATTGGGATGACCCGGACCTGACGCGGGAGTCCTTCGATGGTGAGGGATGGTTCCGCACGGGGGATCTGTTCGAGATCGCCGGCGACCGCGGGCAATACCTGTCCTTCACCGGCAGGCTCAAGAACATCATCGTCCGCGGCGGGCTGAATATCTCGGCCGAGGAAATCCAGGGGCTTGCCACCACCCATCCCGCGGTGGCCGAGGCGGTCGCCGTGCCGGTGCCCGATGCAAAGCTGGGCGAGACAGTGGGCCTGGCCGTGGTGCTGCGCCCCGGGACCGCGCTGCGGCTGCAGGATCTGGCCGACCATCTGCGCCATCAGTGCAAGGTCGCCGTCTACAAGCTGCCCGAGCACCTGCGCGCCCTCGACACCCTGCCCACCATGCCCAGCGGCAAGACCGATCTTCAGGCGATCCGGGGCCTGTTCGCAAACGACCAGACCCGGACGCAGGCCAGACAAAGGACTGAACCATGA
- a CDS encoding alpha/beta fold hydrolase, with protein MTRILPDYSVTGEGPVTLFLLHGAFGAKEYWRNQLQTFSERGLRIVAWDAPGYGVSPLPEGFSVERAAEALTHLIARERTETNLVLGHSMGGMVAIRTYGMMPDAIHGLILSATSAAFGRPEGDWQRAFVRDRVAPLDAGRSLEDYAPEMLRTMFAPGAAHPATDLVIRVVSQMKPETFRAAIEAVSRFDAREVLPHISVPTLCIAGGHDLSAAPPKVMEKLTTKIAQGEYRCMDHVGHFGWAEDPDGFNREILDFLTRRIPAAAAVLGREATRA; from the coding sequence ATGACCCGCATCCTCCCCGATTACAGCGTTACCGGTGAGGGGCCGGTCACCCTCTTCCTGCTGCACGGCGCCTTTGGCGCCAAGGAATACTGGCGCAACCAGTTGCAGACCTTCAGCGAGCGCGGGCTGCGCATCGTCGCCTGGGACGCGCCCGGTTACGGCGTCAGCCCCCTGCCCGAGGGGTTCTCGGTCGAGCGCGCCGCCGAGGCACTGACACATCTGATTGCCCGCGAGCGGACCGAAACCAATCTGGTGCTGGGGCACTCGATGGGCGGCATGGTGGCGATCCGCACCTATGGCATGATGCCCGACGCGATCCACGGGCTGATCCTGTCCGCCACCAGCGCGGCCTTTGGCCGCCCCGAAGGGGACTGGCAGCGCGCCTTTGTGCGCGACCGCGTGGCGCCCCTCGATGCGGGCCGGTCGCTGGAAGACTATGCGCCGGAAATGCTGCGCACCATGTTCGCGCCAGGCGCCGCTCATCCGGCGACGGATCTGGTGATCCGCGTCGTCTCGCAGATGAAACCGGAAACCTTCCGCGCGGCGATCGAGGCCGTTTCGCGCTTTGATGCGCGCGAGGTGCTGCCGCATATCAGCGTACCAACGCTGTGCATCGCCGGAGGGCACGATCTGTCGGCCGCGCCGCCCAAGGTGATGGAGAAACTCACCACCAAGATCGCGCAGGGCGAATACCGCTGCATGGATCACGTCGGCCACTTCGGCTGGGCCGAGGATCCCGACGGCTTCAACCGCGAAATCCTGGATTTCCTGACGCGGCGCATTCCCGCGGCCGCGGCGGTGCTGGGGCGCGAGGCAACCCGTGCCTGA
- a CDS encoding acyl-CoA thioesterase, producing the protein MDPLGHVNNSIYATLFEQNRVEFQSQPGGFREAAGQTVVLATMTIDFLCEMHWPGTVEIGLGVGRLGTSSFDIEQEISRDGALIARGRCTQVLIDSAQRRPVPLSSEQRLRLSRWMACHKV; encoded by the coding sequence ATGGACCCGCTGGGCCATGTGAACAACTCGATCTATGCGACCCTGTTCGAGCAAAACCGCGTCGAATTCCAAAGCCAGCCCGGCGGGTTTCGTGAGGCGGCAGGCCAGACCGTCGTGCTGGCGACGATGACCATCGACTTTCTGTGCGAGATGCACTGGCCCGGGACGGTCGAGATCGGCCTGGGCGTCGGGCGGCTAGGGACGAGCAGCTTTGACATCGAACAGGAGATCAGCCGCGACGGCGCGCTGATCGCCCGGGGTCGCTGCACGCAGGTTCTGATCGACAGCGCACAGCGCCGCCCGGTTCCCCTGTCTTCCGAGCAACGCCTGAGGCTGTCCCGCTGGATGGCCTGCCACAAAGTATAA
- the dctP gene encoding TRAP transporter substrate-binding protein DctP encodes MTSLKTLLLGTALTGAIGLAALPAMAREMTVATYLPANSSFVTDLLEPLAAWINERTNGEFSLAVYAGGTLGRDPSQQDRIVSSGIADLAVIVPGRNAGAYPDWGVFELPGLARSAEEGSYAVWQMHNDGNLRTGDDLHLVAAWTTDPYIFHTSAPITDPADVQGLRIRVLGQTQTESVLAMGGVPQGVSITETPEAISRGTLDGALADWSVFDIFRLGEVAHYSYEIPLGVLAMALVMNPESYAELSPEGQAVMTEAGEEWQRLMIAYYGRERARILETYTARGHVINAPTEEQIAGIVEATADLRERVAGAAGDGVMAAYEQALMDHRSGTR; translated from the coding sequence ATGACATCACTGAAAACCCTGCTGCTGGGCACGGCCCTGACCGGAGCAATCGGCCTGGCGGCACTGCCTGCGATGGCCCGCGAAATGACCGTTGCGACCTATCTTCCGGCCAACTCGTCCTTTGTCACGGACCTGCTCGAACCGCTGGCCGCCTGGATCAACGAACGCACCAACGGCGAGTTCTCGCTGGCGGTCTACGCCGGCGGCACGCTGGGCCGTGACCCGAGCCAGCAGGACCGCATCGTTTCGTCAGGGATCGCCGACCTGGCGGTCATCGTCCCGGGCCGGAACGCCGGCGCCTATCCCGACTGGGGCGTGTTCGAGCTGCCCGGACTGGCGCGTTCGGCCGAAGAGGGCAGCTATGCCGTCTGGCAGATGCACAACGACGGAAACCTGCGGACCGGCGACGACCTGCATCTGGTCGCGGCCTGGACCACCGACCCCTATATCTTCCACACCTCGGCCCCGATCACCGACCCGGCCGACGTTCAGGGCCTGCGCATTCGCGTCCTGGGCCAGACACAGACCGAATCCGTGCTGGCGATGGGCGGCGTGCCGCAGGGCGTCAGCATCACCGAAACACCCGAGGCGATCAGCCGCGGCACGCTGGATGGCGCGCTGGCGGATTGGTCGGTGTTCGACATCTTCCGCCTGGGCGAGGTCGCGCATTACAGCTACGAGATCCCGCTGGGCGTCCTGGCAATGGCGCTGGTGATGAACCCCGAAAGCTATGCCGAACTCTCGCCCGAGGGGCAGGCGGTCATGACCGAAGCCGGCGAGGAATGGCAGCGCCTGATGATCGCCTATTACGGCCGCGAGCGCGCGCGCATCCTCGAGACCTACACGGCGCGCGGTCATGTTATCAACGCTCCCACCGAAGAACAGATCGCCGGGATCGTCGAAGCAACCGCGGATCTGCGCGAACGCGTCGCCGGGGCTGCCGGTGACGGCGTGATGGCCGCCTATGAACAGGCGCTGATGGACCATCGCAGCGGCACGCGCTGA
- a CDS encoding TRAP transporter small permease has product MKYDRLERLSIGLSRPTALIGILGLMLIALITVASVVARAVFNYPLIWAHDAASLLIIIIVATCFPTGVMLRKHVAIEFLGGALGSRAHRWLTAFGALVTSAALAVLAWQMTVIAGQETAGHASTVVARIPTGPLWWLAAVIVWVSVPMQGLVTLLIITGKAAPAADGDHV; this is encoded by the coding sequence ATGAAATACGACCGGCTGGAGAGGCTCAGCATCGGGCTGAGCAGGCCGACCGCGCTGATCGGCATCCTTGGCTTGATGCTGATCGCGCTCATCACCGTCGCCTCGGTGGTGGCGCGGGCGGTCTTCAACTATCCGTTGATCTGGGCGCATGACGCGGCCAGCCTCCTGATCATCATCATTGTCGCCACCTGCTTTCCGACGGGTGTCATGTTGCGCAAGCATGTCGCCATCGAATTCCTGGGCGGCGCGCTGGGATCCCGTGCGCATCGCTGGCTGACCGCTTTCGGGGCGCTGGTCACGAGTGCCGCGCTCGCGGTTCTGGCCTGGCAGATGACGGTCATCGCCGGCCAGGAGACGGCGGGCCACGCCAGCACCGTTGTCGCCCGTATTCCCACCGGCCCGCTGTGGTGGCTGGCGGCGGTCATCGTCTGGGTCTCGGTGCCGATGCAGGGTCTCGTCACGCTTTTGATCATCACCGGCAAAGCCGCTCCCGCTGCGGATGGAGATCACGTATGA
- a CDS encoding TRAP transporter large permease — protein sequence MSPETIGLLGVAALFLMILTHVPIGIAMGVSGVLTFGLLRNWSAAFAIVGTEASTVFASLELAIIPLFLIMGSFAASGGMGRDIYRLAYAFLGHYRGGLAMATIGGCAGFGAVCGSSIATVSTMTQVSYGEMRQRGYAPTLSTGSIAAGGTLGILVPPSVIIVLYAVLSEQFILTLFTAALVPAVLAVVGYMLSIWVVVSLNPDAGPAGEKSSWRERAQAVRESWATILLAAVVAGGIYSGLFTVTESASIGAILAVVIAVVRGKTSWAVFWHNLYSTAATSAMLYVILIGASVFSYALTLSRLPSNMVAIVGNLDVPPLMIVAGLMVIYIILGALFDTVSAMVLTMPFVYPLILNMGMDPIWWGIVMVMVIEIGMVTPPIGINALIMKSMLPQSSLRDIYVGIVPFLVSDLIRLTLVILFPALVLWLPTLLDLPR from the coding sequence ATGAGCCCCGAAACCATCGGCCTTCTGGGTGTCGCCGCCCTGTTCCTGATGATCCTGACGCATGTGCCCATCGGCATTGCGATGGGCGTTTCGGGCGTGCTGACCTTTGGTCTTCTGCGCAACTGGTCAGCGGCTTTCGCCATCGTCGGAACCGAGGCCTCGACGGTCTTTGCCAGTCTGGAACTGGCAATCATTCCGCTGTTTCTAATCATGGGCAGCTTTGCCGCCTCGGGTGGCATGGGGCGCGACATCTATCGCCTCGCCTACGCCTTTCTCGGCCATTACCGCGGCGGGCTGGCGATGGCGACGATCGGCGGCTGCGCGGGTTTCGGCGCGGTCTGCGGCTCGTCCATCGCGACGGTCTCGACCATGACCCAGGTCTCTTACGGCGAAATGCGCCAGCGCGGCTATGCCCCGACCCTGTCGACGGGCAGCATCGCCGCGGGCGGAACATTGGGCATCCTGGTGCCCCCCTCGGTCATCATCGTGCTCTATGCCGTCCTATCCGAGCAATTCATCCTGACGCTCTTCACCGCAGCGCTGGTTCCGGCGGTGCTGGCGGTCGTCGGATACATGCTGTCGATCTGGGTCGTGGTCTCGCTCAACCCCGACGCGGGGCCGGCGGGCGAGAAATCGAGCTGGCGCGAAAGGGCGCAGGCCGTGCGCGAAAGCTGGGCGACCATCCTTCTGGCCGCGGTGGTCGCGGGCGGCATCTATTCGGGCCTGTTCACCGTCACCGAATCCGCGTCGATCGGTGCCATCCTGGCCGTGGTGATCGCCGTCGTGCGCGGCAAGACCAGCTGGGCCGTGTTCTGGCACAATCTCTACAGCACCGCCGCGACCAGCGCGATGCTCTATGTGATCCTGATCGGCGCCAGCGTGTTCAGCTATGCGCTGACCCTGTCGCGGCTGCCGTCCAACATGGTCGCCATCGTCGGCAATCTGGACGTGCCGCCGCTGATGATCGTCGCCGGGCTGATGGTCATCTACATCATCCTCGGGGCGCTGTTCGACACCGTCTCGGCGATGGTGCTGACAATGCCCTTCGTCTATCCGCTGATCCTGAACATGGGGATGGACCCGATCTGGTGGGGTATCGTCATGGTCATGGTCATCGAGATCGGCATGGTGACGCCGCCCATCGGGATCAATGCCCTGATCATGAAGTCGATGTTGCCACAGAGTAGTTTGCGCGACATCTACGTCGGGATCGTGCCCTTCCTGGTGTCGGATCTGATCCGGCTGACGCTGGTGATCCTGTTCCCGGCGCTGGTGCTGTGGCTGCCGACGCTTCTGGATCTGCCGCGCTGA
- a CDS encoding winged helix-turn-helix transcriptional regulator: MSREQEEAPGAPALVAKYSVVRALAILGDAWTLLILRSALEGTRRFSDWQSDLGIPKAVLANRLDRLVEARVFRKTPAHEGGKRMEYVLDEAGLELWEPLAAIVRWSRHWQNPGNGATPLFRHTRCGHACDLILSCDTCAQPLSPFNTFAEPGPGQGYEQRVEPHSRRRANSAVRHGPEALGSPEALALFGDMWAPAIVASAFRGVRRFNDLVAYLQIPPLVLSMRLKELLAIGVLTRRSIEDSERYEAFHLTRSGLELFPYISMLAKWGDRWCDDGTGVPLVFHHRSCGHQYSPVYRCSVCGERISRTEIEFLDHSG, encoded by the coding sequence ATGAGCCGCGAGCAGGAGGAAGCCCCCGGTGCGCCCGCCCTGGTGGCGAAATACTCGGTGGTGCGTGCCCTCGCCATTCTCGGTGATGCCTGGACGCTGCTGATCCTGCGCTCGGCGCTGGAGGGGACGCGCCGGTTCTCGGACTGGCAAAGCGACCTGGGCATCCCCAAGGCCGTTCTGGCCAACCGTCTGGACCGCCTGGTCGAGGCCCGCGTGTTCCGCAAGACCCCGGCCCATGAGGGCGGCAAGCGGATGGAATATGTCCTCGATGAAGCCGGGCTGGAGCTGTGGGAACCCCTCGCGGCCATCGTCCGCTGGTCGCGCCACTGGCAGAACCCCGGGAATGGCGCCACTCCGCTGTTTCGTCACACGCGCTGCGGCCATGCTTGCGACCTGATCCTCAGCTGCGATACCTGCGCCCAGCCTTTGAGCCCATTCAATACATTTGCTGAACCGGGACCAGGCCAGGGATATGAGCAGCGGGTGGAGCCTCATTCGCGCCGCCGCGCCAATTCCGCCGTCCGTCACGGCCCCGAGGCCCTGGGCTCGCCCGAGGCGCTGGCGCTGTTCGGCGACATGTGGGCGCCAGCGATCGTCGCCAGCGCTTTTCGCGGCGTCCGGCGGTTCAACGACCTCGTGGCCTATCTCCAGATCCCGCCGCTGGTCCTGTCGATGCGCTTGAAGGAATTGCTCGCCATCGGCGTCCTGACCCGCCGGTCGATCGAGGATAGCGAGCGCTATGAAGCCTTTCATCTGACCCGTAGTGGTCTGGAATTGTTTCCTTATATCTCGATGTTGGCGAAATGGGGCGACCGTTGGTGCGATGACGGGACCGGCGTCCCGCTGGTGTTTCACCACCGCAGCTGCGGCCATCAGTATTCCCCGGTCTATCGCTGCTCTGTCTGCGGCGAACGTATCAGCCGGACCGAGATCGAATTCCTCGACCATTCGGGCTGA
- a CDS encoding NAD(P)H-dependent flavin oxidoreductase, which yields MTERFGSSDLRATLLDRLGATIPAMAAPMFLVSGVALVSAVCDGGMVGAFPSLNARSTDELRDWLAQLNARAGAPGRAAYAVNLVTHRTNPRFSADLEACAEARVPLIITALGSPAPALEAAHGWGALVFADVNSPKLARKAVEAGADGLILVCNGAGGHTGLVSPFAFVDEVRRFFDGPLVVAGGISSGGAIRAVRQIGGDLASLGTRFLAADESLAVDDFKEMVVASSYDDIIATDAITGALANKLRPSLLRAGIDPDTLVSGRPFDLSKIEGNTKRWRDLWSAGHGVGASSRRQPAADIIRELKAGYGGSQ from the coding sequence ATGACCGAACGCTTTGGATCTTCCGACTTGCGCGCAACATTGCTGGACCGGCTGGGCGCGACGATCCCGGCGATGGCGGCGCCGATGTTCCTGGTCTCGGGCGTGGCGCTGGTCTCGGCCGTCTGCGATGGCGGGATGGTCGGCGCCTTCCCCTCGCTCAACGCGCGCAGCACCGACGAGCTGCGCGATTGGCTGGCTCAGCTCAATGCCCGCGCCGGGGCGCCGGGGCGGGCGGCCTATGCGGTCAATCTGGTCACGCATCGCACCAACCCTCGCTTTTCCGCCGATCTCGAGGCCTGTGCCGAAGCGCGCGTGCCGCTGATCATCACCGCGCTCGGCAGCCCGGCCCCGGCGCTGGAGGCGGCGCATGGCTGGGGTGCCCTGGTCTTTGCCGATGTGAACTCGCCCAAACTGGCGCGCAAGGCGGTCGAGGCCGGTGCCGACGGGCTGATCCTGGTCTGCAACGGTGCTGGCGGGCATACCGGGCTGGTCTCGCCCTTTGCCTTCGTCGATGAGGTGCGCCGCTTCTTCGACGGCCCGCTGGTCGTCGCTGGTGGTATAAGCTCCGGCGGCGCGATCCGTGCCGTGCGCCAGATCGGCGGCGACCTGGCCTCGCTCGGGACGCGCTTCCTGGCCGCGGATGAAAGCCTGGCGGTCGACGATTTCAAGGAAATGGTCGTCGCCTCCAGCTATGACGACATCATCGCCACCGACGCCATCACCGGCGCCCTCGCGAACAAGCTGCGGCCAAGCCTGCTCCGCGCCGGGATCGACCCCGATACGCTGGTGTCCGGGCGCCCCTTCGATCTGAGCAAGATCGAGGGCAACACTAAGCGCTGGCGCGACCTGTGGTCCGCAGGGCATGGTGTCGGGGCGTCGTCACGGCGACAGCCCGCAGCGGATATCATACGCGAACTGAAAGCGGGCTATGGCGGCAGCCAATGA
- a CDS encoding acyl-CoA dehydrogenase family protein, with product MTDTLLPADLVDFLLFDWLELESLLSRPRFADHDRESVSALLGLADRIAREEFLPHYKTADQVEPRLTAEGDVEVLPQAGEALRAYAEAGFMAAPFATGHGGLGLPELVHMAATGSFFAANVTTAGYAMLTVGNARLLVHNASPAQIEAFVPKQLDGSAFGTMCLSEPQAGSSLADVRTRAVAEGQDELGARYRLTGNKMWISGGDQNISATIHHLVLAKIPDADGTLPEGTRGLSLFLVPKHLPGGERNDIAVAGLNHKMGYRGTSNCLLNFGEGTRFRPGGQAGAVGWLVGKPGQGLAIMFHMMNEARLGVGMGAASIAMRAQALSVEYARTRLQGRIDPAGAPVAIAAHADVARMLTRQRAIAEAALSIILFCARLVDDRDTAETPEARARADRLLGLLTPAAKTWTSEWGLEVNSIAIQIHGGYGYTRDFDVEQLYRDQRLNPIHEGTTGIQGLDFVGRKLLKEGGAGLEMLAERVARTLERAKGQGLAGEGQALSAAWDKFLAVREALPMLPRAHWMGVATEVLDGFGTTLAAWMLLDQALVAGSDERRILAQFFIASELPRAHRGFDLALGNPVPLLDFTGDAP from the coding sequence GTGACCGACACCCTTCTGCCCGCTGATCTGGTCGATTTCCTGCTGTTCGACTGGCTGGAGCTGGAAAGCCTTCTGTCCCGCCCGCGATTCGCCGATCACGACCGCGAATCGGTGAGCGCGCTGCTGGGTCTGGCGGACCGCATCGCGCGCGAGGAATTCCTGCCGCATTACAAGACCGCCGATCAGGTCGAACCGCGCCTGACCGCCGAGGGGGATGTGGAGGTCCTGCCGCAGGCGGGTGAGGCGCTGCGCGCCTATGCCGAGGCCGGGTTCATGGCCGCGCCCTTCGCCACCGGGCATGGTGGGCTGGGCCTGCCCGAACTGGTGCATATGGCCGCGACCGGCAGCTTCTTTGCCGCCAATGTGACGACGGCGGGCTATGCGATGCTCACCGTCGGCAACGCTCGGCTGCTGGTCCACAACGCCAGCCCCGCGCAGATCGAGGCCTTCGTGCCCAAACAGCTGGACGGCAGCGCCTTCGGCACGATGTGCCTGTCCGAACCGCAGGCAGGCTCGTCGCTGGCCGATGTGCGCACCCGCGCCGTGGCCGAGGGGCAGGATGAGCTCGGCGCGCGCTACCGGCTGACCGGCAACAAGATGTGGATTTCGGGCGGGGATCAGAACATCTCGGCGACGATCCACCATCTGGTGCTGGCCAAGATCCCGGACGCCGACGGCACCCTGCCCGAAGGCACGCGGGGCCTGTCGCTGTTTCTGGTGCCGAAGCACCTTCCGGGTGGCGAGCGCAACGACATCGCCGTGGCCGGGCTGAACCACAAGATGGGCTATCGCGGCACCTCGAACTGCCTGCTGAACTTCGGCGAGGGCACGCGGTTCCGCCCGGGCGGGCAGGCGGGGGCGGTCGGCTGGCTGGTGGGCAAGCCGGGGCAGGGGCTGGCGATCATGTTCCACATGATGAACGAGGCCCGGCTGGGCGTCGGCATGGGCGCGGCCTCGATTGCGATGCGGGCGCAGGCGCTCTCCGTCGAATATGCCCGCACCCGCTTGCAGGGGCGGATCGATCCCGCCGGCGCCCCGGTCGCCATCGCCGCGCATGCCGATGTGGCGCGGATGCTGACCCGGCAGAGGGCGATTGCGGAGGCGGCGCTGTCGATCATCCTGTTTTGCGCCCGGCTGGTCGACGACCGCGACACCGCCGAGACGCCCGAGGCCCGCGCCCGGGCGGACCGGCTGCTGGGCCTGCTGACCCCGGCGGCGAAGACCTGGACCTCGGAATGGGGGCTGGAGGTCAACAGCATCGCCATCCAGATCCACGGCGGCTACGGCTATACCCGCGATTTCGATGTCGAACAGCTCTACCGCGACCAGCGGCTGAACCCGATTCACGAGGGCACGACCGGCATTCAGGGCCTCGATTTCGTCGGCCGCAAACTGCTGAAGGAAGGCGGCGCCGGGCTGGAGATGCTGGCCGAGCGCGTCGCCCGGACCCTTGAACGGGCGAAAGGGCAGGGGCTGGCCGGGGAAGGGCAGGCGCTTTCGGCCGCCTGGGACAAGTTCCTTGCCGTGCGCGAGGCGCTGCCGATGCTGCCCCGCGCCCATTGGATGGGCGTCGCGACCGAGGTGCTGGACGGTTTCGGGACGACGCTGGCCGCCTGGATGCTGCTGGATCAGGCGCTGGTCGCGGGCAGCGACGAGCGCCGCATCCTCGCGCAATTCTTCATCGCCTCGGAGCTGCCGCGCGCGCATCGCGGCTTCGACCTGGCCCTAGGCAACCCCGTTCCCCTGCTCGACTTCACCGGAGACGCCCCATGA